A single Macrobrachium nipponense isolate FS-2020 chromosome 5, ASM1510439v2, whole genome shotgun sequence DNA region contains:
- the LOC135215747 gene encoding tigger transposable element-derived protein 1-like: protein MDNTGGHPADLYYEGVQIEFLPANTTSFMQPMDQGVIRAFKVLYTRNSLDHLVKAMDDDSEFTLKGYWRKFTIATCLNVIDRSLWDMKKDTLNSCWKKLWPECVNDYKGFSPQEIQHSAVDNAVKLAKILGGEGFDDITKDEVGTLIDTHSEPVTDKDLEEMTDSVIDDDEDSAASGNEGDEDGGLTLDFLNNYIRLFKEAKEIILEWDPCLERALMFVNSINGALSPYAHLEHHEEAGAAAAYHKLFFSGKEGPSSP, encoded by the coding sequence ATGGACAACACCGGTGGCCACCCTGCTGATCTTTATTATGAGGGAGTCCAGATCGAGTTCCTCCCTGCAAACACCACCTCTTTTATGCAGCCCATGGATCAGGGCGTGATCCGTGCCTTTAAGGTACTATACACCCGGAACTCCCTCGATCACCTAGTGAAGGCAATGGATGACGACAGTGAATTCACGCTGAAAGGTTATTGGCGAAAATTCACGATCGCTACCTGTCTGAACGTCATCGACAGGTCACTGTGGGATATGAAGAAAGACACCCTGAATTCCTGCTGGAAGAAGTTGTGGCCGGAGTGTGTGAACGATTATAAGGGATTTTCTCCACAAGAAATTCAGCATTCTGCCGTAGACAATGCAGTCAAATTGGCGAAGATCCTTGGTGGAGAGGGATTCGACGATATCACCAAGGATGAAGTGGGAACCCTGATCGACACACACTCTGAACCCGTAACAGACAAGGATCTGGAAGAAATGACTGACTCTGTcatcgacgacgacgaagacTCGGCAGCTTCAGGGAACGAGGGGGACGAGGATGGGGGTCTTACCTTGGACTTCCTGAATAATTATATTAGGTTGTTCAAGGAGGCAAAGGAGATAATTTTGGAATGGGATCCTTGCCTAGAACGTGCCCTAATGTTCGTCAACAGCATTAATGGGGCACTGAGCCCCTATGCACACCTTGAGCACCATGAAGAAGCAGGTGCGGCAGCTGCCTATCACAAGCTATTTTTCAGTGGCAAAGAAGGCCCCTCCAGCCCCTGA